One genomic window of Methyloceanibacter sp. wino2 includes the following:
- a CDS encoding protein-L-isoaspartate(D-aspartate) O-methyltransferase, translating to MVMRHLEARGISDADVLAAMAQVPREVFVSQPLSEFAYEDSALPIAAGQTISQPYIVARMIELAEIRPGDTVLEVGAGSGYAAAVIGRIASSVYAIERHEELADLAREREARLGYDNVEIICGDGTKGWPPEAPFDAIIVSAGGPKVPEALKRQLAVGGRLVIPVGRDVYQTLIRVRRTGEDTFEEEDHGGVTFVPLIGEEGWEAPRQAKAETQIDSETSGIANGLLTPAPQARAPHTDLSHVIAGAAEPFGDFTELTALAERFADRRVVLLGEATHGTAEFYEARARITEMLVAKHGFNVVAVEADWPDAAVYDAFVRGLPRPETPASAFTRFPAWMWRNGQVNAFLQRLKAINESIADPDKRAGFYGLDVYSLATSIGAVLNYLDNIDPETARIARERYGCLAPFRSDPARYGRMALSQGYAICERPVTQALVDLLKKRLGYLARDGSAFFNAEQNARIVVAAEQYYRIMYYGAAQSWNLRDQHMFDTLERVLEHRGPDAKAVVWAHNSHIGDAEFTEMGQVRGELNIGQLARARFGEDCALIGFGTDRGTVAAASNWDEPMEIKRVRPARNDSYEGRSRDAGIEAFFLETGTGQKDSVREALAEPMLERAIGVIYRPETELLSHYFQAELSKQFDAWIWFTETNAVDARPQAHPHGPDETFPFGL from the coding sequence AGTCTTCGTGTCACAGCCCCTTTCCGAGTTCGCTTATGAGGACTCGGCCCTGCCGATCGCGGCGGGGCAGACCATTTCGCAGCCCTATATCGTCGCGCGGATGATCGAGTTGGCCGAGATCCGCCCCGGCGACACCGTCCTCGAGGTCGGCGCCGGTTCCGGCTACGCCGCCGCCGTGATAGGCCGCATCGCCTCGTCCGTTTACGCCATCGAGCGCCACGAAGAACTCGCCGATCTGGCGCGCGAGCGGGAGGCCCGGCTCGGCTACGACAATGTCGAGATCATCTGCGGCGACGGCACCAAGGGCTGGCCGCCGGAGGCACCGTTCGACGCGATTATCGTGTCGGCGGGCGGTCCCAAAGTTCCGGAGGCCTTGAAGCGGCAGCTTGCAGTTGGCGGACGTCTCGTCATCCCGGTGGGCCGGGACGTGTACCAGACCCTTATTCGCGTACGGCGTACCGGAGAGGATACGTTCGAGGAGGAAGACCATGGCGGCGTGACCTTCGTTCCCCTTATCGGCGAAGAAGGCTGGGAGGCCCCACGCCAAGCCAAGGCGGAAACCCAAATCGATTCCGAAACATCTGGCATTGCCAATGGGCTGTTGACGCCCGCGCCGCAGGCACGGGCTCCCCACACCGACCTCAGCCACGTGATCGCCGGCGCCGCGGAACCCTTCGGCGACTTCACGGAACTGACCGCACTCGCGGAGCGCTTCGCGGACCGGCGCGTCGTGCTTCTCGGTGAGGCAACGCACGGCACTGCCGAATTCTACGAAGCGCGTGCCCGCATCACCGAGATGCTCGTCGCAAAACATGGGTTCAATGTTGTTGCCGTGGAAGCCGACTGGCCGGACGCTGCGGTCTACGACGCTTTCGTGCGTGGCCTTCCCAGGCCTGAGACTCCCGCCAGCGCATTCACCCGCTTCCCGGCCTGGATGTGGCGCAACGGTCAGGTCAATGCTTTCCTGCAACGCCTGAAGGCTATCAACGAGAGCATCGCCGATCCCGACAAGCGCGCAGGGTTCTACGGGCTAGACGTCTACAGCCTGGCGACCTCGATCGGCGCGGTTCTCAACTATCTGGACAATATCGATCCTGAAACCGCCCGCATCGCACGCGAGCGTTACGGCTGCTTGGCGCCGTTCCGCTCGGACCCGGCCCGCTACGGCCGCATGGCGCTGTCGCAGGGCTATGCCATATGCGAGAGGCCCGTCACCCAGGCCCTAGTCGATCTATTGAAGAAGCGTCTGGGCTATCTAGCCCGCGACGGCAGCGCCTTTTTCAATGCGGAGCAAAACGCCCGCATCGTCGTGGCCGCCGAGCAGTACTACCGCATCATGTATTACGGCGCGGCGCAGTCGTGGAACTTGCGGGACCAGCACATGTTCGACACGCTGGAGCGTGTTCTGGAGCACCGCGGTCCCGACGCGAAGGCGGTGGTTTGGGCCCACAACTCCCATATCGGCGATGCGGAGTTCACCGAGATGGGCCAGGTACGCGGTGAACTGAATATCGGCCAGCTGGCGCGCGCGCGCTTTGGCGAGGACTGCGCGCTTATCGGTTTCGGCACGGATCGCGGCACGGTCGCCGCTGCCTCGAACTGGGACGAGCCTATGGAAATCAAGCGTGTGCGCCCTGCCCGCAACGACTCCTACGAGGGACGCTCCCGCGACGCCGGCATCGAGGCTTTCTTCCTGGAGACCGGAACGGGACAAAAGGACAGCGTGCGCGAAGCGCTTGCCGAACCCATGCTGGAACGGGCCATCGGCGTCATCTACCGGCCGGAGACGGAACTGCTATCGCACTACTTCCAGGCGGAACTATCGAAACAGTTCGACGCGTGGATTTGGTTCACCGAAACGAACGCCGTCGACGCAAGGCCTCAAGCCCATCCTCATGGGCCCGACGAAACATTTCCGTTTGGATTGTAG
- the panD gene encoding aspartate 1-decarboxylase — translation MLKTKLHRATVTGADLHYEGSIGIDRDLLDASGILPHEQVDVLNINTGARFTTYAIEAPRGSSEIAVNGAASRLVQKGDKVIIVAYCQLPAEEARNYHPSVVLLGEGNEIVSTS, via the coding sequence ATGTTGAAGACAAAGCTGCACCGGGCCACGGTGACCGGCGCCGACTTGCATTACGAAGGCTCGATCGGGATCGATCGGGACCTGCTTGATGCGTCCGGCATCCTGCCCCATGAGCAGGTGGATGTGCTGAACATCAACACGGGCGCACGCTTCACCACCTACGCCATCGAGGCTCCGCGCGGCTCGTCAGAGATTGCCGTGAACGGTGCTGCGTCCCGTCTCGTGCAGAAGGGCGACAAGGTCATCATCGTCGCCTATTGCCAGCTCCCGGCCGAGGAAGCCCGCAACTATCATCCGAGCGTGGTGCTGCTGGGCGAAGGCAACGAGATCGTCTCGACGTCTTAG
- a CDS encoding adenylate/guanylate cyclase domain-containing protein: MRDKVRVMTDTLIHHLKDAPPPPLGPSDTEACVSGQIADAIIASGLTDRPIGDLIQTVMDRLTQAGVPLARMMVGFRILHPLFDGMTIAWTAENGVEVEYYQALTEDNPDFTLSPFYWMIKGQVPELQLRIDRDAMVDKFPLLQRLREQGFTGYYARVVTFGEGPMQVGTTDGLALSWSTKSPAGFSERDICIMQQILAPLSLALRVMIKDQIARNTLNAFHGPLVGERILSGTVKRGDGERLAAALWYSDLRNSTGLADQLSVEGFLELLNVYFDCAAGAVIEEGGQVLDIVGDAILAFFPADAAGEEAAATSALRAALKAQERLVEAKARECKCAVEINFGVGVHFGDVVFGNAGTRERLKFGVIGRAVNEVARTQDMSKLLGQPIVATDQVVSRARPDAGLRLNDMGLHDLRGIPAAKRLWALRHNADIAPANAG, from the coding sequence ATGCGTGATAAGGTCCGCGTCATGACCGATACGTTGATTCATCATCTCAAGGACGCGCCGCCGCCCCCGCTGGGGCCGAGCGACACGGAGGCGTGCGTCTCCGGGCAGATCGCCGATGCGATCATCGCCTCGGGGCTCACAGACCGCCCCATCGGCGACCTGATCCAGACGGTCATGGACCGGCTGACCCAGGCCGGCGTGCCCCTGGCGCGGATGATGGTTGGCTTTCGGATCCTGCACCCGCTGTTCGACGGCATGACCATTGCCTGGACGGCCGAGAACGGTGTGGAGGTCGAGTATTATCAGGCCCTCACGGAGGACAATCCGGATTTCACGCTAAGCCCGTTCTACTGGATGATCAAAGGCCAGGTGCCGGAACTGCAATTGCGGATCGACCGGGACGCGATGGTCGACAAGTTCCCGCTGCTGCAGCGCCTGCGCGAGCAAGGCTTCACTGGCTATTACGCGCGCGTGGTCACGTTCGGGGAAGGGCCGATGCAGGTCGGCACCACGGACGGGCTGGCGCTGTCCTGGTCGACGAAATCACCCGCCGGCTTCTCGGAGCGGGATATCTGCATCATGCAGCAGATCCTGGCGCCGCTGTCCTTGGCCTTGCGGGTGATGATCAAGGATCAGATCGCGCGGAATACGCTCAACGCGTTTCATGGGCCGCTGGTGGGTGAGCGCATCCTGTCCGGCACGGTCAAGCGCGGCGACGGCGAGCGGCTCGCCGCTGCGCTGTGGTACAGCGATTTGCGCAACTCGACGGGGCTTGCCGACCAGCTCTCCGTGGAGGGCTTCCTCGAATTGCTGAACGTCTATTTCGATTGCGCGGCCGGCGCCGTGATCGAGGAGGGCGGTCAGGTGCTCGATATCGTGGGCGACGCGATCCTCGCCTTCTTCCCAGCCGATGCGGCGGGCGAAGAGGCGGCGGCGACGTCCGCCTTGCGGGCGGCGCTCAAGGCGCAGGAGCGGCTGGTCGAGGCCAAGGCGCGCGAGTGCAAATGCGCGGTCGAGATCAATTTCGGCGTCGGCGTCCATTTCGGCGATGTGGTGTTCGGCAACGCGGGCACGCGCGAGCGTCTGAAATTCGGCGTCATCGGCCGCGCCGTGAACGAGGTCGCCCGGACTCAAGATATGTCGAAGCTATTGGGCCAGCCGATCGTGGCGACGGACCAGGTAGTGAGCCGCGCGCGGCCCGACGCGGGCCTCAGGCTGAACGATATGGGTTTGCACGATTTGCGCGGAATTCCGGCAGCCAAGCGTCTGTGGGCCCTGCGGCACAATGCCGATATTGCGCCCGCTAACGCCGGGTAA
- a CDS encoding GNAT family N-acetyltransferase, producing the protein MGQAHHNSQALRDGQAGQTGQAIRMSHALDTAPACAIPAPANMTPAVNEAPATSAPINKVSTLTSARPVSARPFSPLRERLLRRKVTIAGKDGHPHLARPINETDAGRLIRCYDAMTDRGRWFRVLHHLPHLSQDMARDFCTPDPERDLCIVLEGDGPLEGEILGGARITGSQDGKTAEYSVTLRPEAEGLGLAHKALELVFEAAREMGYTHIWGTIHSENGPMLQLAHSLNLHVHRDPNDAALMVSEGDL; encoded by the coding sequence ATGGGCCAAGCCCACCATAACAGCCAAGCCCTTCGAGACGGCCAAGCCGGGCAGACCGGCCAGGCCATCCGGATGAGCCATGCGCTCGACACGGCCCCCGCGTGCGCCATCCCGGCGCCGGCCAACATGACACCCGCCGTCAACGAGGCGCCCGCCACCTCAGCGCCCATCAACAAGGTGTCGACGCTGACGTCGGCGCGACCTGTCTCGGCGCGGCCCTTCTCGCCGCTGCGCGAGCGACTCCTCCGCCGCAAGGTGACCATCGCCGGCAAGGACGGCCATCCCCATCTCGCCCGCCCCATCAACGAGACGGACGCAGGAAGGCTCATCCGCTGCTACGACGCCATGACGGACCGGGGCCGCTGGTTCCGCGTGCTGCATCACCTGCCGCACCTCTCGCAAGACATGGCGCGCGACTTCTGCACGCCCGACCCCGAGCGCGATCTGTGCATCGTGCTGGAAGGCGACGGGCCGCTCGAAGGCGAGATCTTAGGGGGAGCGCGCATCACCGGCAGCCAGGACGGCAAAACGGCCGAATATTCCGTGACGCTCCGCCCGGAAGCCGAAGGCCTCGGCCTTGCCCACAAGGCACTCGAGCTCGTGTTCGAGGCAGCGCGCGAGATGGGCTACACGCATATCTGGGGCACGATCCATTCGGAGAACGGCCCCATGCTCCAACTCGCCCACAGCCTCAACCTGCATGTGCACCGCGATCCCAACGACGCCGCCCTGATGGTGTCCGAAGGGGACCTCTAA
- a CDS encoding deoxycytidine triphosphate deaminase, with protein sequence MPFWSGETLLRELPSIVTEGYDPDRVDCAAYTLRMGSEAYVSPSEAEQDPKKITIQQIGRAGAFTIPPGQFAFLLTEEHIKIPQGAIGFISIKTRIKFRGLVNVSGFHVDPGYSGRLIFAVFNAGPRPIHLRRGDECFLMWLASLDDPNTKMIRDKDGFNSINTDLVSKISGPVMSFEGLNAKIGDLKKDYDKRIGTIELQNAIIKWAAMAIFAILIGVVVTPTIRGAWQDWSSPNDGALAPGQTSQAKDNKER encoded by the coding sequence ATGCCATTTTGGAGTGGGGAGACCTTGTTACGGGAGCTCCCTTCCATAGTCACAGAGGGCTACGATCCCGACAGGGTCGATTGCGCCGCATACACCCTTCGCATGGGTTCAGAGGCCTATGTTTCTCCATCTGAGGCGGAACAGGATCCAAAAAAAATAACTATCCAGCAAATCGGACGTGCCGGCGCCTTTACGATCCCCCCTGGACAATTTGCATTCCTACTCACCGAGGAACACATCAAGATCCCTCAAGGTGCCATAGGATTCATCTCGATAAAGACTCGCATCAAGTTTCGCGGGCTTGTGAACGTCTCTGGTTTTCACGTTGATCCTGGCTACTCTGGTCGCCTCATCTTTGCTGTGTTCAACGCCGGTCCTAGGCCTATTCACCTTAGGCGTGGAGATGAATGTTTTTTGATGTGGCTAGCGAGCCTCGACGATCCAAATACCAAGATGATACGAGACAAAGATGGCTTTAATTCCATCAACACGGACTTGGTATCCAAGATCAGCGGCCCTGTAATGTCATTTGAGGGTCTGAACGCAAAAATTGGCGACTTGAAAAAGGACTATGACAAGCGGATCGGAACCATTGAGCTGCAGAACGCAATAATTAAATGGGCTGCGATGGCAATATTTGCCATTTTGATTGGCGTTGTCGTTACACCGACAATCCGCGGTGCGTGGCAGGACTGGAGTTCCCCGAACGATGGCGCTTTGGCGCCTGGTCAAACAAGTCAAGCCAAGGACAACAAGGAACGGTAG
- a CDS encoding uracil-DNA glycosylase: MSAPVMFIGEAPGRLGADASAIPFHGDQAGENFENLIEQAGLSRYDCFITNAVLCNPRDTKGNNATPSRGEVVNCSRFLKRQIDLVDPKIVVTLGRQALQALRLVEDHSVALAEGVRQKWHWYGRQLIPLYHPGQRALIHRSFLNQLADYRFVAESLRRLRSPKRATTTARPASPPVSAIVRQLLGACGTVSYFGLHKLFYMVEYEHCRHAGKRMTTCFILRQKDGPYVAELNIRRIKKAIPELHISTEQDRLFVSIPHTRLFPEIEDDSLRDGLRNVVRSVAERYSKCSDAELKRIVYMTSPMRQILRREKYKRENLFNAPVDFSSACR, encoded by the coding sequence GTGAGTGCGCCCGTGATGTTCATCGGCGAGGCACCTGGGCGCCTCGGAGCCGATGCATCCGCGATACCATTTCACGGTGACCAGGCGGGAGAAAACTTCGAGAACCTAATCGAACAAGCCGGCCTCAGTCGATACGATTGCTTCATCACAAATGCTGTGCTGTGCAACCCAAGGGATACGAAGGGAAACAACGCAACACCGAGCCGTGGTGAGGTCGTCAACTGCTCTAGGTTTCTCAAGCGTCAGATAGACCTAGTTGATCCCAAGATTGTCGTGACTCTCGGCCGACAAGCTCTGCAGGCTCTGAGACTCGTCGAGGACCACAGCGTCGCCTTGGCAGAAGGCGTGCGGCAGAAATGGCACTGGTATGGGCGACAGTTGATCCCACTCTATCACCCAGGCCAACGCGCCCTGATCCACAGAAGCTTCTTGAATCAGCTCGCTGACTATAGGTTCGTTGCGGAGTCCTTGCGGCGTTTGAGGTCGCCTAAACGTGCCACTACAACGGCTAGGCCTGCATCGCCCCCTGTATCGGCGATCGTCCGACAATTGCTCGGAGCGTGCGGCACTGTGAGCTACTTTGGCTTACATAAGCTATTTTACATGGTCGAGTACGAGCATTGCAGGCACGCGGGCAAACGTATGACAACATGCTTCATACTGCGTCAGAAAGATGGGCCGTATGTCGCCGAGCTAAACATTCGAAGGATAAAAAAGGCCATTCCCGAGTTGCACATATCAACCGAGCAAGATCGGCTGTTTGTCAGCATTCCACATACAAGGTTATTTCCGGAAATCGAGGACGACAGCTTAAGAGACGGACTGCGGAATGTCGTGCGTTCCGTTGCAGAGCGCTACTCGAAGTGCTCCGATGCAGAATTGAAGCGCATCGTGTACATGACCTCACCAATGCGGCAAATTCTTAGGAGGGAAAAATACAAACGCGAAAACCTGTTCAATGCACCCGTTGATTTCTCCAGCGCCTGTCGGTAA
- a CDS encoding DUF4239 domain-containing protein, which produces MTGLEIINAMPVWLLASLVIGASVAFSVGLQLAVRWTFGVKVIATNHEVAGFKYAVVGVAYSVLLAFVVVGVWQEFEDTKHAVDAEAERFYNLYRNSYNYPEADGAKIRSALMVYAVAVRDDDWPQMEIGRHGSKAASEAYAKLSYTLGQIQSNDLALMPTILHGIDLLQQTADLRLERLSDVGGHMTPVIWGVLVLGGVITLAYPAFFATQKVGPQVLMTAGLAMIVGATFFLAIHLNFPFSGPVHITPDPIDAVIQRMKTEGPVGAE; this is translated from the coding sequence ATGACCGGTCTGGAGATCATCAACGCGATGCCGGTCTGGCTGCTCGCGAGCCTCGTCATCGGCGCGAGCGTAGCTTTCAGCGTGGGGCTGCAGCTCGCGGTCCGCTGGACGTTCGGCGTCAAGGTCATCGCCACCAATCACGAGGTCGCCGGCTTCAAATATGCCGTGGTCGGCGTCGCCTATTCGGTGCTGCTGGCCTTCGTCGTGGTGGGCGTGTGGCAGGAGTTCGAGGACACCAAGCACGCCGTCGATGCGGAGGCCGAGCGCTTCTACAATCTCTACCGCAACAGCTACAACTATCCGGAAGCGGACGGCGCGAAGATCCGCAGTGCGCTGATGGTCTATGCGGTCGCCGTGCGCGACGACGACTGGCCGCAGATGGAGATCGGCCGCCACGGCAGCAAAGCGGCGTCCGAGGCCTATGCGAAGCTGAGCTACACGCTGGGGCAGATCCAGTCGAACGATCTCGCCCTGATGCCGACCATCCTGCACGGCATCGACCTGTTGCAGCAGACGGCGGACTTGCGGCTGGAGCGGCTCTCGGACGTGGGCGGCCACATGACCCCGGTCATCTGGGGCGTGCTCGTCCTCGGGGGCGTCATCACGCTCGCCTATCCCGCCTTCTTCGCCACGCAGAAAGTGGGCCCGCAAGTGCTGATGACGGCGGGCCTCGCCATGATCGTCGGCGCGACCTTCTTCCTCGCCATCCACCTGAACTTCCCGTTCTCAGGCCCGGTCCACATCACCCCGGACCCGATCGACGCGGTCATCCAGCGCATGAAGACCGAAGGGCCGGTCGGGGCGGAGTAG